Within the Vigna angularis cultivar LongXiaoDou No.4 chromosome 10, ASM1680809v1, whole genome shotgun sequence genome, the region GCGTATCACCATGGGGAGCGCCTGTTCtcttagtgaagaagaaagatggcagCTCTAGACTTTGCATTGACTACAGACAAttaaacaagctgaccatcaagaataaGTACCCATTGCCAAGGATAGATGATTTGTTGGATCAACTGCATGGGGCCACAGTATTCTCAAAGATTGATTTGAGatctggatatcatcaaatcagaGTTAAGGAAGAAGACATTCAGAAGACGGCCTTTCGGTCCCGTTATGGACATTATGAGTATGTGGTGATGCCGTTCGGGGTGACGAACGCTCCAGCAATcttcatggactatatgaacCGCATCTTCAGACCGTATCTGGACAAGTTCGTGGTCGTTTTCATTGATGACATTTTAATCTACTCCAAGAACTGTGACGAGCATGAGGAGCAATTGAGAACGGTTCTTGGCGTATTGAGGGAGAAGGAGCTGTACGCTAAGTTATCcaagtgtgaattctggatgaaggaagtgCAGTTCTTGGGCCATGTGGTATCAGCTGGAGGTATCTCGGTAGATCCGGCAAAAGTACGAGCAGTATTGGAGTGGGAAAGTCCACGATCGGTCACTGAAGTCCGAAGTTTTGTGGGGCTCGCGGGCTGCTATAGACGGTTCATTGAGGGATTCTCCAAGATAGTAGCGCCGCTTACTCAGCTGACCAAGAAGAATCACCCGTTTGCTTGGACCAATCGGTGTGAGGAGAGTTTCCAAGAACTGAAGCAaaagttgacgagcgctccagtctTGGTTATTCCGGACACGGCTCAACCATTTGAAGTATATTGTGATGCATCTCATCAAGGTTTGGGCTGTGTTCTTATGCAAGAGAAGAGGGCAGTGGCGTACGCTTCTCGGCAGCTGAAGATccatgagaagaattacccaacgcacgacctaGAATTAGCAGCGGTCGTCTTTGctctgaagatttggagacactacttgtatggatcaactttccaagtcttcagtgatcacaagagtcttaagtacctctttgatcagaaggaatTAAACATGAGGCAGAGGCGTTGGCTGGAATTCTTAAAAGATTACGATTTTGAGTTACTCTACCATCCAGGGAAAGCGAACGTAGTGGCGGACGCTTTGAGCAGAAAGGTGGTGCACGTCTCATCCATGATGGTAAGAGAACTCAGTTTGGTGGAGAGctttagagatctaaggttacagttcGAATTGGAATCGAACAGCATTAGatgctgtaaccttagaatatctaGTGATGTATTCGACCGAATCAGGGAGAAACAATCTGAGGATGAAAAACTGGTGAAGATTCTGAACGTGCTCGGTACTGATCAGGCCAAAGAATTTAACACTGGAATGGACGGCTTCTTACGGTATAAGGGCCGGACGTGCATTCCAAATGATGGAGAGTTGAAGCGGATTATCCTGGAGGAAGGGCATcaaagtcgtcttagcatacatcctggtatgactaagatgtatcaagatctcagGAGAACTTTCCGGTGGCCTAGAATGAAGAATGATATCGCTCGTTTCGTGGCGTCATGTTTAACTTGTCAGCGAGCGAAGGCTGAACACCAAAGGCCGGGCGGTTTGTTGCAGCAACTTGAAATTCCCGAgtggaagtgggatagcatcTCTATGGATTTCGTGACCCACCTACGACGCACAGTCAGAAATCATGACTCAATTTGGGTGATTGTGGATCGACTAACGAAGAGCGCTCACTTCTTGGCagtcaacttgaagatgtcgaTGACCAACTTAGCTAAGTTGTATATCAAGGAGATCGTTCGTTTGCATGGAGTCCCTTCGAGTATCATTTatgaccgagacacgagattcacatctcggttttggcaatcttTGCAAGGTGAATTGGGAAGCAAgctgcagatgagttcagcttatcaccctcagacggacgaCCAATCTGAGAGGACCATCCAAACGCTCGAAGACTTGCTGAGGACGTGCATCCTGGATCACATGGGCGTTTGGGATGAAGTGTTACCGCTAGTGGAATTCACTTACAACAATAGCTTTCAGTCTAGCATCGGGATGGCGCCGTTTGAGGCTCTTTACAGAAGGAAGTGTCGCACTCCGTTGTGTTGGTTTTaagaaggagagaaagtgtTAACCAGACCTGAACTCATTCAACAAACGACCGAGAAGGTGAAGCTGATCCAAGAAAGGTTGAAGACGTCTAGGAGTCGGCAAAAGTCATACGCAGACAGAAGAAGAAGGCTGCTGGAGTTCGCTGCAGGAGATCACGTTTTCCTAAGGCTGAATCCGACCACGGGAGTAGGCAGAGCTATGCGACCAAAGAAGTTATCCCCGAAGTTCGTCGGACCCTATCAAATACTGAGGAAGATCGGACCAGTGGCGTACGAATTATCTTTACCTCCTCAACTGTCCAACCTTCATCCCGTCTTCCACGTTTCCCAACTTCGGAAGTACATAGCCGACCCATCTCACatactggagttggaagacgttcGTCTTcgccaagaccgaacgctggagaTGCAGCCGGTACACATTGAAGACAGTGACACCAAATACTACAAGAGAAAAGCTATCAGAATGGTGAAGGTAGTGTGGGATGAAAAGACGGGCGACACTACTTGGGAAGTGGAGGATGCCATGAGAGACTTGTATCCTCATCTATTTTTGggtaagttttaattttcgaggacgaaaatttttgtagttagggggaatgtAAGCCTTCGAAATTTAACCCAAAAACCCACCTGTCAAATCTCATTAATTACTCCCAAAACCCTGCTCAgttgcattaaaaacgcactcacaAACTCTGACGCACCATTTCCAAGTGTCAAAATGGAACATTCTGAAGTCAGTGAGTGGAGGGCAGGTGTCGGCAGAAGAGCGCACGACCGGTTGGACGTGGGGCAAACAAAAATGATTTCTGAAAAACCTGCCACACTCTTCTGCACGCACCGTCTTCCTCCCCAAACTCTGAAtatccattttctcctccttctctctagaaacctcttccttctctctactgaaacttaccctttctcttctccgttcatcattcagaaaccATAGAAGTACTCCCGACGCCGTGAGCTTcaatttggaccgaacagatccagattctgaaactggtaagtttctcgACCTTAGCTGTTCGTTTCTAGGTTACATGCAAAACCAAGATTTGGTTGCATGCAAGGGTATAAtctaaattcttttttattttctgatggttagacttagttggagaaattaagaaaaatcgttgagggtagaaagctgTAGTTGGACGAATCAAAATCATACTCTTAGGACGTTCAccactgatccaggtaagggaagcttatttaatttaattcgtatgtgtGTATTGTGCTGTATGAACGTTCTGTGTGTGGTTTGAAGTATGATctgtattatttgatttttggtatatgattatgattatgagttgatgtatgagaagtatgaaatgtgctatgatatgagtatttgaaagtatgaaagtttatgctgagaaatgagtttaatgtaaatgaaactttgaatatgaatttctatgataatgaacgttcatcattgaacggtccttgaccgttcggtgttgtTACCAAActtctttgaaattgaattctttcatttggaaagaattctagttgaggacggaCGCCCTCTTTTATTAGTGCTATGTTTAAGCGTTCGGCCAACGTAGATATCCTGAGTGTTGTGTGAGGAATTGAGAAACTTTTAAACATAATTGGATACTTAGTCATTCTGAATTTTATCTTCATCATCCTGTAATAACCTtacttctatttataattatgagttcaaatcagcgatgggtctcgacccaaagcgtacgtattgagtggcgctcggtcttataccgaccGCTCGTCTTTGTCGATAATTATCAAATGGGtagaaatagcgttcgtccaaatttctATAAATCAGTATACCGCGTTcagtcattgactggcagtcggtGTCTCTAATTGAATTGTTCTCGGTATGGTCGTCTACTCGTCTTGAGGTGTCTTCATCTatttggattcggcctagagccttCTTACTTAAATTATTCCTTGAGTAATGATTTGATCTtcctagagtcagttcattcaactgattcgagtagAAAATGACGTTTGGTAAATCTGATGTGTCGGTTTTATTCGGTTCTGAAACGAGAATCTCTCGGTCTAGTTAttcacgttcgtcctcgttatgaagagggctgtACGCTCGTTATTTTATGTAAATGTAATGAAAGACGAAAATGAGGTTAAAGTGAAGAATGATAATGAACGAACAGTATACGAGATGAAATAATGATTGTGGatttttgaacgagcgttccagggaggaacgactcatgtatggatgaatatgaatatggaattttgtaaagtatgactgtgggcatgctagtgctggctgttcatcctgatgttccgtgagtactcgccCTCACGTaaaggagggtaggtcatgtgtgggaacggcaggaggtccaagtccttaggggtactttggatagggctaacctcgggtggcagctgatgtgattattccagttactacatcacccgggtgcaagaacgcctgtagctacgtagattcatacagtccggacggtccgtCTATTGATAGATTTCGTATGGTTTTATATGTGTTGAACTATTCTTGTGTTGTCGAAATGTTTGATTtaaatgttgatgtatgaattaaattacataagcttacccttcgtttttccttgtgttgtctcttGTCcctgtacgtccgtcttgtcaatgcaatgatcatccgtgtggatgtgagcagaaggcgaggcaTTGCTAGAAGATGTAATTGAAGAGGAGAATCTGGTAGACGTGGAAGTCAAGGCTGAGCCTTAGAGCGTTCGTTTGTTTAGATGTTAGTTaattagttttgatttttgaacgttcggttatttggtttgtaaaaccgttcgtccctgACTCTTATTATTTCTGTAGTATTGTAGTAAATTCTGTACTTAAAGCCGTTTGGTTTATGAACTCTAATCTTAgtgtaaagactgcactgtttgattatgaaatgtaattaattttactttatggttattactgtattttgggatgttacaagacACATGCGCTGATTTGGGGACGGCCTGGAGAGAGCAGCAGCGGCCCACACTTGAGACACGAGTAGCTTCCAGCAAAGAGGGAGGCTTCACTGGACACGCTGGTAGCAGGTAGCGTCCAAAGGAGGGAGGGTGCAGGaaggaagaaaaggagaagcAGCACACGCGTCCAGGGGGCTTCATTCACGCATCCAGCAAAGGGCTCCAACAGCTTGGAGGGAGATGTGCGTCCAGCAGCCCAACAGAAAAGAAAGAGGTCCAGCACGTTGAGGGGGTGCGCTCGGTCCAACAGCTGATGCCACGTCTAGGGGATGGTTCATTAGGGCAGCAACACGTGGGATTTGGGGATggtttttatctttcatttaatGGAAGCAGACAGTAGTAGGGTGTGTCTCGGCTTGGGGGCATCCAACCGCCACTTGCCACACATTTTTACGCTCTCGGTATTTGGTTTTTAGGCTTTGGTTTTGAACTTTTCTTTGGTTGGAATGCTGTTTTGAATGAAGAGAACCAGGAGGCacgtttgtttttttttttttgaagaatgaAGCTctgattcaattttattttcttgctttGTCTTGTGCACGCTGTTACGTTTTTACTTTgccatttaatttcattttggttCATGAAACTTTTGAGTCAAGCTTCGGCCCAGTAATGCTTCATTATTGGACAACACATGGTGATTCACAGCTGctggaagaaaagagaatttttttttccaattgtttgagaatgaagaagtgATTAGATGGGGGTAGGTGTACAGTGATAATTTGGagagaagaaaattaattcattGCTTGGAGAAGTGGGTGCAGGGACGTTACGGCTAGTAGAATGAAAGTAGCTAAGCTTTTGgagatttcttttctttgaaaaatgaagaagtgaTTAGGTGAAAGTTGGTGGGAAGCCACGTCCAAGAGGTGCTCACGGTGATTGATggtttcttttagaaaaagCTGATTTCTTTTAGTTGAAAGAATGTGCACAAGGTGTcgaattattttcttttcttgatcaAAGAGGAGAGCACGGTTATTGAAGATAGGTGGTGTCACGGCCAAAGAGGAATAAAGGGAATCAtttcaattatttcaattttctttgaaTGGAATGGAAGAGTCACGGCCAAggagtattttttttagaagcaattgcaaattttaatttcttttgataGATGAATGGGTCACGCTAgagaagttttattttcttttatttcttttgccttaaaatattttatattatatgttgaattgattttcttcttttatgtggtGAATGTGTAGGATAGATGACAATattgtgcatttaatgttttagtgCAACCGTTGCATTTTTACAGCTTGAATTGTGTTTGGATATTTATCTGTTGTAGTTTCCATTTTAATGCTTTCATTTgaattctgttttatttaatttccaatttaatttaattgcatcCAAAAACACCATCAaaacccccccactacgtgtttgatctaagactcgaaccacatttggtccttgagagacgacctaggagtcacttcctagcaatatactgcattatttcTTGCAATCAAATTTCATGGGCCACGACAGCCCGCATCATTCCTCTCGGTTTTTATCTCATTCTATATGGTTGGATGATAAAAATGGAGTTCTATGTTAGTTTTAGGTTGACGAGAGCTTAACATGATGTCTGGGTGTTGTGGGCTTAACTCTTTTCTTGCATTTTTCGGTTTTGATGCTTGAGACTAGGTTGGGATAGGATCTTGAAGAAATGGTAGTGTTGAAGATGGGTTGATGAGTAGAAGTTTGGGTTTATTGTTCTTGTGTTCATTTGCAACTTTAACTTTGGTTTCTTGAAGTTATTCTCTGTATTGAAGAGTGGAAGAAAGCTTTTGGATGCataattcttcaagaaaaatcGTTTGGTGTTTGTAGGAGAGAGGAAATtgcttcatttaatttttaccacTTTTGGACCAACACAAAAGATGCTTGTTTTGACCCAAGGAATGTTTCCACTTTGAAATTTGGCCTTTGCTTGTTCCAGCCGTGAATTGCAATGAGACATGGAGGTTTTTGGAGtttgttttcatttgatttagCTTACTTGGCACATTGGTAGGAGCACCCATGGTATCTTCCATTTGCACATTGGTCTTTGAAGCATTCTTTGGCATTTCCACTTGGTGGTTCACGTAAATTGTGTGCTTTGGTGTATAAAATCATTTCTTTGCTGCATGGAAGGAGAGAGGGGACGGTCTTGGAGAGTGTGGAAGGCACATgcttaatttcttaaaaaattgtgCACATGAGAGAAGAAGTCAACACATTTTGTGGCTTATTTAAGGTGAAATTGAAGTTTGACTTGGGTGCATGGTGACTCACGGCCATATGCTCTTTCTTTGGCCAATTGgacttttaaattcatttgttaATTGCCATTATGACAAGTAATTTGCTAGGATTAAATTAGGCTTGTTGGTTTCtttggtttttaattaatttaattaataggttGAGTTTATGTGTTTGAGTTAGTGttgcatttaattatttttaattgtgtttgttAATCAGTTTGTAACAGTGTTTGATGTTTGAATGTTGTCTAAGGCTTTTAATAGTGTTAGTTTAATTATCATGCTAGCTTAAATTAGTTTGTTTGCATTTGTGTCTTTATTGAGTTCTTTAATTTTTGCAAAACCTTTTCAAAACCCCCCTTTTTTTGTGTTAGACTCGAATTTCGAACcgcaaaattggtccttgagagacgacctaggagtcaattcctagctatactgcattccttatatgcaatcaaatttgtatgggtcGCCACAGCCcacatcaaattttggcgcTGCTGTTGGGGACCAACGGTTCAGTTTTGAGTCTTGTGTCTGTGTTGTGTgatttgtgttgtgttgtgtttgtgATAGTGTCGTTTTGCTATCTTGTGTTTATTTTTGgggtttgaattttttgtgCTATTGTTTCATGATTACATGGTGTTGTGATTTAGTGCATGACTAGAGGAAATCTTGGATTCATACCACCCTTTAATCCTGAGATTGATAGGACGTTTCATAGGTTAATTAGGCATTCTAGGAATTTGTCTTTAGAGTCTGTTTTTGAGTCTGTTCCATTAGATACTGTGCATCCCACTGCTGAGTACTTTGTGCATACTACATCTACTGCATCTATTGCATCTGCActtgattatgattatgattctGTTGTTTTTTACACTgagaacaatatggcacaaCCTCCACCTCGTGAGAGGACTTTCAGGGAGATGGCTGCACCTGATTTCGATATTGAAAGCTTGTGCATCCAATATCCTGATGAGAATGTTCCATTTGTTCTCAAGACTGGACTGATCCATTTGTTGCCCAAGTTTCATGGTCTTGCAGGTGAGAATCCACATAAGCATTTGAAGGAATTCCACATTGTTTGTTCCACTATGAAACCGCATGATATTCCTGAAGAGCACATCTTCTTGAAGGCATTCCCTCATTCATTGGAAAGTGTTGCTAAGGATTGCTTGTTGGTTTGccactgatgacaaatttatgaacaccgaaaaacggcgccacaaacttgtttaacaatcggcaagtgtgaccgaatcgtaccaagtaataaaactaggtaagaccaagtatcgttttcccaaaggactcacggcctagttagttatctaatttgttgattatttaagacttgtgaacgattgattgtaagTTTTAAAAGCAagagacaataattaaacatgtatgcatgaatttgatcaatggcaaaaagagtaaaacaaacacgtaatgaatgatatggatgagtatgttgttggggttatcaatttcatcttatccactctcatatactttaggaattcatcaatgttaatgccactctctaaattaccttgtcaagaaggcctatccttaattacgagttcatataattcctagcattcctagtaattaattctgaagtgcaggagcttaaaggcaaccaatatgctattgggagaaattccccggatctagatttccccatacgttcccatatcgacaaaaacaataatcatagcaatgaatgagttaaacaaagcaagcattgagcaaagaggaaaaaccctaactaatgatgaaagaaagcataagtcttaaattaagatgttaaaacaaattccatatatgagagtttcacaagactacattgattccccaacaacaatacaaggtttagttcaccatattcatggtgaatctagatgaacaataatcaaagaatggaagataaaaccctagaaaggtgataaggtagcctgagcatccaagatcttctttcaaaggggtggaaaagagagtgtttgcttcgtcccagccaaagatacaaaccctaggaacacctaaagcttatatattgttcgtaataatacagaaaattaggcccaagcccaaaatagtgccgctcagcggtaagtgcgtgagttgttttcctcccctcagcggccttttcacccctcaacggagccaacgtgggtttctgagtgccgctcaacggtaaactgccgctgagcggtagttgcggcttctccttttgcactttttgatgtcttttctgattccatttctatccttcttcacttctttcaccaaattcaccttaaaacctgcataaaacactgaaatcaagcataaacctgtccagctctcttatttccaaaaatataaccaaaagcatgatttcaagctagtttctaagtgttaaaggttgcttttagtattaaatttaagcatgaaaataacagtttttcaactgttatcacaaccccaaacttagaactttgcttgtcctcaagcaaataagatgtaactcaatcttctaccaatcaatacaatggtttactccattcaaaatcctcttttcaagataagtaaaaatttcaatcaaactcatgacaaagatttcaatcaagatgtgcacatgctttggtgttcacaaagtcacttaatatccaatcaaatgctatttttcatgaatgatcaatcaactaaacatcgatgtttatgtgctcatggaatatttcctcactaggtaaagtgtttcactcaatcacaattgtataagaggtaatcactcattcgctctactatcacaatgtcacatgaattgactttgcctttcatttaaccacaatcaaataaattcacaagcatgcatcatcacagggactttttcaatggcttataatgtggctgggctaacaagaaaattggtttttctagatcacaaaacccttgagttaagagaatcatataaacacaatcattcttaatTTTCCAACTTTCCTTtacattgagcttttctttttcttttcttttctttctctttttctttctcttttcacataattaattcttagcttttagctcaatgctttcaatttccctttctattttccaacaaccccaaacttgaacatttgtcaataccacagaatattttctacttaactcaaggtaaagcttttcaacaagggttttcaaatcatgttcaaggctaggggttcaaaagatagaacacatagtgttctcttttagtggctcatttcatgcaatttggctaatataagggttaccaacaaacggccttgatcatatgatacaaacaagctagtaattcaatcatataaaacctgggcaaagtcattcaagctttcaaagtaatagcactcaatcacaaaaattctggagctcaaaacctcacatataagctcattcacatttgacatacacatcctgcttaatatcacaatcacaatcacaataacttgcattttttcacaaagcttgtgaaccacctgtataagcatgtaatgtgcacatctcaacatcaatctatataaaagcatcatcaagcattacttatcaaacaatcacaatcataagcaaaccatcataacagataaagtttccaattgagtacatcaaaccctaaacaaaaacaaaaaaaaaaacaaatcctgctttaGTGCTTTGAGAAACTCAGCCccatgatgctctctcccaaccccaaacatAAATGGAAAACTAgcgagaaagtgagtgaaaaagagattttCTCAAAAGGGGTGAGGAAAAAGTTCTAGAGATCCTCTGAAAATGTATGTAGGAatgtgtgtgcagagaaaagtatgaaaagagaaactaaagcgcaacttagggtataaaaataccctaatgggctcgggttccgctaaggggtaACCTAAGCCTAGtttgcgacactaccgctcaaaGGCACTTACGGGAAatgctctccttctccttaacttaacctaaatgcgtcctaaacatacccgtcactggctccctgcaataaaattctcagatcactaatgcacaaccctattatgcaactaaagcaggatcaaaacaaacaatacagaaaaaaaatcaatcaactgggttgcctcccaggtagcgcttgtttaacgtcacgag harbors:
- the LOC108334897 gene encoding uncharacterized protein LOC108334897; this translates as MRPKKLSPKFVGPYQILRKIGPVAYELSLPPQLSNLHPVFHVSQLRKYIADPSHILELEDVRLRQDRTLEMQPVHIEDSDTKYYKRKAIRMVKVVWDEKTGDTTWEVEDAMRDLNHRSTPDAVSFNLDRTDPDSETEGEALLEDVIEEENLVDVEVKAEP